Proteins encoded by one window of Bradyrhizobium sp. B097:
- a CDS encoding MFS transporter: protein MTSETTETLQLHDTRPAMVDPRRWLALPVLLTGAFLPILDFNVVNLALPAIRDNLGATPSEVQFVISAYAATYAVFLITGGRLGDLLGRRRMFLTGVAGFTIASVLCGVAWSPDVLVAGRILQGLTATVMAPQVLASIRVLFPAAEQGRALGFYGATFGLANICGQVLGGVLVSAHPFGLAWQAIFLINVPIGLAAFIGGLLFLTDSRAEHAQRLDIGGVILLSLTLGFLVYPLIEGRESGWPAWIVAMLPASPLMLVTFVRFEARLKARGGDPLVALHLLRNSDFVIGLVMALAFYMLSSFYLTFAVYLQSGLHFSPLAAGLATLPFAIGFFVSSLVSSLVMQWLGARTLTLGFALQVIGFGVVMLSVSGTLPQSLEFGLICGGLGFGTVMPSVIKAVIGSIDPRHAGLASGMMISTFQIGAALGVAVIGGVFYSLLGPHPQADDYAHAFTVALGCNVALLALGGWLSLWLPRELAA from the coding sequence GTGACAAGCGAGACCACCGAGACGTTGCAATTGCACGACACCAGGCCAGCAATGGTCGACCCGCGGCGATGGCTGGCGCTGCCCGTGCTGCTCACCGGCGCGTTCCTGCCGATCCTCGACTTCAACGTCGTCAACCTCGCGCTGCCGGCCATTCGCGACAATCTCGGCGCTACGCCGAGCGAGGTGCAGTTCGTGATCTCGGCCTATGCCGCGACCTACGCGGTGTTCCTGATCACGGGCGGCCGGCTCGGCGACCTGCTCGGCCGCCGGCGCATGTTCCTGACCGGCGTTGCCGGCTTTACGATCGCATCGGTACTGTGCGGTGTTGCGTGGTCGCCGGACGTGCTGGTTGCCGGGCGGATCCTGCAAGGCCTCACCGCGACCGTGATGGCGCCGCAGGTGCTCGCCTCGATCCGCGTGCTGTTTCCGGCGGCCGAACAGGGCCGCGCGCTCGGCTTCTACGGCGCGACGTTTGGTCTTGCCAACATCTGCGGCCAGGTGCTCGGCGGCGTCCTGGTCTCGGCCCATCCGTTCGGACTGGCCTGGCAGGCGATCTTCCTCATCAACGTGCCGATCGGCCTCGCCGCGTTCATCGGCGGACTTCTCTTCCTGACCGACTCGCGTGCCGAGCACGCCCAACGACTCGACATCGGCGGCGTCATCCTGCTGTCGCTCACCTTGGGCTTCCTGGTCTATCCGCTGATCGAGGGCCGGGAATCCGGCTGGCCGGCCTGGATCGTCGCGATGCTGCCGGCCTCTCCGCTGATGCTCGTCACCTTCGTCCGCTTCGAGGCGCGCCTGAAGGCGCGCGGCGGCGACCCGCTGGTCGCGCTGCATCTGCTGCGCAACAGCGATTTCGTCATCGGGCTGGTGATGGCGCTCGCCTTCTACATGCTGTCGTCGTTCTATTTGACCTTTGCGGTCTACCTGCAAAGCGGACTACATTTTTCACCGCTGGCGGCCGGCCTCGCCACTCTGCCCTTTGCCATCGGCTTCTTCGTGAGTTCGCTGGTGTCGTCGCTGGTCATGCAATGGCTCGGCGCACGCACGCTGACGCTCGGCTTCGCGCTCCAGGTCATCGGGTTTGGTGTCGTGATGCTGTCGGTCAGTGGCACGCTGCCCCAAAGCCTCGAATTCGGTCTGATTTGCGGCGGGCTCGGCTTCGGCACCGTGATGCCGTCGGTGATCAAGGCCGTGATCGGCAGCATCGATCCGCGCCACGCCGGGCTGGCATCGGGGATGATGATCTCGACCTTCCAGATCGGCGCCGCACTCGGCGTCGCTGTGATCGGCGGCGTCTTCTACAGCCTGCTCGGGCCGCATCCGCAGGCCGACGATTACGCCCACGCCTTCACGGTCGCGCTCGGCTGCAATGTCGCGCTGTTGGCGCTTGGCGGCTGGCTATCGCTGTGGCTGCCGCGCGAGCTGGCGGCTTGA
- a CDS encoding DUF1993 domain-containing protein gives MNAPLYDASVPVFRQMLDALADLLRKGEAHARERGLDPDAMLAARLAPDMLTLVGQVQRASDHAKGAAGRLAGLEPPPFADDERSLAEAYARISRTLDYIDTVPIQAFDRAAERIVTLPFGVPPMPAARYLYSFALPSLFFHVATAYVILRHRGVPLGKRDFLGNYISN, from the coding sequence ATGAACGCCCCGTTATACGACGCCTCCGTTCCGGTGTTCCGGCAGATGCTCGACGCACTCGCCGATCTCCTGCGCAAGGGCGAGGCTCATGCCCGCGAACGCGGCCTCGATCCCGACGCCATGCTCGCGGCGCGGCTGGCGCCCGACATGCTGACGCTGGTCGGCCAGGTGCAACGGGCCAGCGATCACGCCAAGGGCGCCGCCGGGCGGCTCGCCGGTCTCGAGCCGCCGCCCTTTGCCGACGACGAACGGAGCCTCGCCGAGGCCTATGCCCGGATATCGCGAACGCTCGACTACATCGACACGGTCCCGATTCAGGCCTTCGACCGAGCGGCGGAACGCATCGTCACGTTGCCGTTCGGCGTCCCGCCGATGCCGGCAGCGCGCTATCTGTACAGCTTCGCGCTGCCGAGCCTGTTCTTCCACGTCGCCACCGCCTACGTCATCTTGCGCCATCGCGGCGTGCCGCTCGGCAAGCGTGACTTTCTCGGCAACTACATCTCGAACTGA
- a CDS encoding M20/M25/M40 family metallo-hydrolase, producing MVPSTKTRVAALALAALLSCAGAGQARAEQPGDRTVALLKKLISFDTSNGPGDTRALAEYLKSQFAPLGAEVDIFVAPNGKAAHFIARLRGDGSRKPVLLAAHADVVPVEREKWTVEPFAGIEKDGFVYGRGAMDFKGGLAVFAGAVMRLAEEKTPLSRDVIFLAEADEEQGQYSTVWLAKDHWDKIDAEFALNEGGYVLQERDGTVRQINVTTAEKLSATFALKATGPSGHSSRPFPAGAMANDRLIAALAKLAVHDPAVKLVPATEAYFKALLPISSEQTAADIRQLLAAKDQGDLDAAGKKLVADNPKDSLLLHALLRDTMVITMIDAGIKPNVIPGDAKAVVNTRLLPGTTTDQMIEEIKRAIGDPGIEVSIVTSLSQQDARDAYLMRSKIPASPINTELYAALDRNAKRVWKDAVLVPTMFEAGTDAIAWRERNVPVYGIYPYPLDDDILSRMHGNDERIGVEAIKQGAEWVYNTLREVAKK from the coding sequence ATGGTGCCGTCGACCAAGACCCGCGTCGCTGCGTTGGCCCTTGCCGCGTTGCTGTCCTGTGCCGGAGCGGGACAGGCGCGCGCCGAGCAGCCGGGCGACCGGACGGTTGCGCTGCTCAAGAAGCTGATCTCCTTCGATACGTCGAATGGCCCCGGCGATACGCGGGCGCTCGCTGAATACCTGAAGTCGCAATTCGCGCCGCTCGGCGCCGAGGTGGATATCTTCGTCGCCCCGAACGGCAAGGCCGCGCATTTCATCGCGCGGCTGCGCGGCGACGGTTCGCGGAAACCGGTGCTGCTGGCCGCACATGCCGATGTCGTTCCGGTCGAGCGCGAGAAATGGACCGTGGAGCCGTTCGCCGGCATCGAGAAGGACGGCTTCGTCTACGGGCGCGGCGCGATGGATTTCAAGGGCGGCCTCGCCGTCTTCGCCGGCGCGGTGATGCGGCTCGCGGAGGAGAAAACGCCGTTGTCGCGCGACGTGATCTTCCTCGCCGAAGCCGACGAGGAGCAGGGGCAGTACAGCACGGTGTGGCTGGCGAAGGACCATTGGGACAAGATAGACGCCGAATTCGCGCTAAACGAAGGCGGCTATGTGCTGCAGGAGCGCGACGGCACGGTGCGCCAGATCAATGTCACGACGGCGGAGAAGCTCTCGGCGACCTTCGCCTTGAAGGCGACCGGTCCCTCCGGCCATTCCTCGCGGCCGTTCCCGGCGGGCGCGATGGCCAACGATCGGCTGATCGCGGCGCTGGCCAAGCTGGCGGTGCACGATCCCGCCGTCAAGCTGGTGCCGGCGACCGAAGCCTATTTCAAGGCGCTGCTTCCGATCAGTTCGGAGCAGACGGCAGCCGATATCAGGCAGCTATTGGCCGCAAAGGACCAGGGCGATCTCGATGCAGCCGGAAAGAAGCTGGTCGCCGACAATCCCAAGGACAGCCTGCTGCTGCACGCGCTGCTGCGCGACACCATGGTCATCACCATGATCGACGCCGGCATCAAGCCCAACGTCATCCCCGGCGATGCCAAGGCGGTCGTGAACACGCGGCTGCTGCCGGGCACCACCACGGATCAGATGATCGAGGAAATCAAACGTGCGATCGGCGATCCCGGCATCGAAGTCAGCATCGTAACGTCGCTGTCGCAACAAGATGCGCGCGACGCGTATCTGATGCGCTCCAAGATCCCGGCGTCACCCATCAATACCGAGCTCTATGCGGCGCTGGACCGCAACGCGAAGCGGGTCTGGAAGGACGCCGTCCTGGTGCCGACGATGTTCGAAGCCGGGACCGACGCCATCGCCTGGCGCGAGCGCAACGTGCCGGTCTACGGCATCTATCCCTATCCGCTCGACGACGACATCCTGAGCCGGATGCATGGCAATGACGAAAGGATCGGCGTCGAGGCCATCAAGCAGGGGGCGGAGTGGGTCTACAACACGCTTCGCGAGGTTGCGAAGAAATAG